One genomic region from Gossypium hirsutum isolate 1008001.06 chromosome D13, Gossypium_hirsutum_v2.1, whole genome shotgun sequence encodes:
- the LOC107937167 gene encoding asparagine synthetase [glutamine-hydrolyzing] 1, translated as MCGILAVLGCSDSQAKRVRVLELSRRLKHRGPDWSGLYQHGDCYLAHQRLAIIDPASGDQPLFNEDKSVAVTVNGEIYNHEELRKKLVNHKFRTGSDCDVIAHLYEEYGEDFVDMLDGIFSFVLLDTRDNSYIVARDAIGVTSLYIGWGLDGSVWIASELKGLNDDCEHFESFPPGHLYSSKSGGFRRWYNPPWFSEVTPSVPYDPLVLRRAFENAVIKRLMTDVPFGVLLSGGLDSSLVASITARYLAGTKAAKQWGSQLHSFCVGLEGSPDLKAAREVADYLGTVHHEFHFTVQDGIDAIEDVIYHIETYDVTTIRASTPMFLMSRKIKSLGVKMVMSGEGSDEIFGGYLYFHKAPNKDEFHQETCRKIKALHLYDCLRANKATSAWGLEARVPFLDKEFINVAMAIDPESKMINKDEGRIEKWVLRRAFDDENHPYLPKHILYRQKEQFSDGVGYSWIDGLKAHAVAHVTDKMMLNASNIFPHNTPTTKEAYYYRMIFERFFPQNSARLTVPGGASVACSTAKAVEWDATWKNNLDPSGRAALGVHLSAYDAETPFDNKPSKIVESIPLMMEIPGVAIHG; from the exons ATGTGTGGGATATTAGCTGTTTTGGGTTGCTCCGATTCGCAGGCAAAAAGGGTTCGAGTTCTTGAACTTTCTCGCAG GCTGAAGCACCGTGGTCCAGACTGGAGTGGGCTCTACCAGCACGGCGACTGTTATTTGGCTCATCAACGCCTTGCCATCATCGACCCTGCCTCCGGCGACCAACCTCTCTTTAATGAAGACAAGAGTGTCGCCGTCACG GTGAATGGAGAGATTTATAACCATGAAGAACTAAGGAAGAAGTTGGTGAACCACAAGTTCAGGACAGGCAGTGATTGTGATGTTATAGCCCATCTG tatgAGGAGTACGGGGAAGACTTTGTGGACATGTTGGATGGAATCTTCTCATTTGTGCTTTTGGATACTCGTGACAATAGCTATATTGTGGCTCGTGATGCTATTGGTGTCACCTCACTTTATATTGGATGGGGACTCGATG GTTCAGTTTGGATAGCATCAGAATTGAAAGGATTGAACGATGACTGCGAACATTTCGAAAGCTTTCCTCCTGGTCATTTATACTCGAGTAAATCTGGAGGCTTTAGGAGATGGTATAATCCACCTTGGTTTTCAGAAGTCACTCCATCGGTTCCATACGATCCTCTTGTTCTTAGACGTGCATTTGAAAAT GCTGTGATCAAAAGGTTGATGACTGATGTGCCTTTTGGAGTTCTGTTATCTGGAGGACTTGATTCATCATTGGTTGCTTCCATCACAGCTCGGTATTTGGCTGGTACCAAGGCTGCCAAACAATGGGGAAGTCAGCTCCATTCTTTCTGTGTTGGCCTAGAG GGTTCACCAGATTTGAAGGCTGCAAGAGAGGTGGCAGACTATTTGGGCACTGTTCATCACGAGTTTCACTTCACCGTTCAA GATGGAATTGATGCCATTGAAGATGTTATTTACCACATTGAAACCTACGATGTCACCACAATCAGAGCAAGTACTCCTATGTTTCTAATGTCACGAAAGATCAAGTCACTTGGTGTCAAAATGGTTATGTCCGGTGAAGGCTCCGACGAGATTTTTGGTGGATATTTGTATTTCCACAAAGCACCAAATAAGGATGAATTCCATCAAGAAACATGCCGGAAG ATCAAAGCCCTTCACCTGTATGATTGCTTGAGAGCTAACAAAGCAACGTCTGCATGGGGATTGGAGGCTCGAGTTCCATTCTTAGACAAAGAATTCATCAATGTCGCCATGGCTATAGACCCTGAATCAAAGATG ATTAATAAGGATGAAGGACGCATTGAGAAATGGGTTCTTAGAAGAGCCTTTGATGATGAAAACCATCCCTATTTGCCGAAG CATATCTTATACAGGCAGAAAGAACAATTCAGTGATGGCGTTGGCTATAGTTGGATCGATGGTCTCAAAGCTCATGCTGTTGCACAt GTGACCGATAAGATGATGCTTAATGCTTCAAACATCTTCCCTCACAACACTCCGACCACGAAAGAAGCATACTATTATAGGATGATCTTCGAAAGGTTCTTCCCTCAG AACTCAGCACGATTGACCGTCCCGGGAGGAGCAAGTGTAGCATGCAGCACGGCCAAAGCTGTCGAATGGGATGCCACTTGGAAGAACAACCTTGACCCGTCGGGCAGAGCAGCACTTGGAGTGCATCTCTCAGCTTACGACGCGGAGACACCTTTCGATAACAAGCCGTCCAAGATTGTTGAGTCAATACCGTTGATGATGGAGATTCCTGGAGTTGCCATACATGGTTAA